From Aegilops tauschii subsp. strangulata cultivar AL8/78 chromosome 5, Aet v6.0, whole genome shotgun sequence:
TTTTTCCCTGCTAATTAAAAGTAAAAAGGAATTTATGTACCTTCCTatgattttttgttcatatacagTGAAGATATTTCTGTTTCATATGTAGCATCAGTGCCCCAGCCTATCCACTAATTTATTCTGCAAGTTGCAACACGTTTGTGCTTGGATTTCTGCAAGCTATTCGACCAACCACATATTTTTGTAGCTGATTGGTTCTATTCTCTTCCATTTCCAGAGGATATATAGTGCTGCTATGGACCAAGGAATCAAGTATGTCCTTCCTCAAGTATTGCTGTTTCCTGCTTTTGACTAACATAGCATGTAAACATTGTGATAATTTGACTGGTAAACTTAGGATCATTGAACACTCCGTCTGGTATATGTCACTGAACTCTCTCAAGTATTAGTTTGTTTTGGGAACTCCTTGTCAATATTTTTCTTGGTAAAAGAATTGCTATGTGATTAGCTGTGCACCCAAAGTTCTTTCAAATTTTCCTGGTTGAGTGTTTCCCTATGTGTTCTCTTGAAAATTACTTTTGGTTAAACCAGTCCAAACCGCTGCCTAACCGAAGTTTCTCCATGTGTTAACATAGGGCAAAGGCATATACAATTAACATTAGTTCTTTTATGCAGGTATCAGAATTATCTAAGCAAACAGACTTCCGATCTTTTGCTAGGGTTGCTGAAGCCGGTAAGCTTCTTTTGCAATTTCTGGAGATTTTTGAGTCACATCTGAAAATATCTTGACTGGTCTGCAGATTCTTGTGCTCTCAGGGCATGACCACGACCAGTGCACAGTTGTCCACTCCACTCCTTTTGGGCCAGTAATGGAGGTAACAAAAGTTTTAAGTTATCTTGTTGCTGCATGTACCACGCGTTGCATCTAATGGCGCTGTTAATGCCACAACAGCACACCCTTGGGACAATAAGCTGGCAGCAAGGAAATCTGTATCCATCTTTTATGCTGCTATCTGCTGGGCCCCGAAATTCTACTGATTCTAGTCAGGAGGTTCTGACGAATCTTTGCTTCCTGCCTAAACAAACTCATATCTATATCTGGTAATGCTTCTAGCAGGCGCCTGCTGATTCTTTTGCTTATATTGCAAGAGATGTACAACTGAATTGTTTGACAAGTTTGTTTGTGTCTGCTGTTTCTGCAGGTATATCTTTCAGTTTGTGCTTACCGTCCTTCTGCTGATGTTTTGGCCAACAAATGGTCTAAGCTCTCTTCCCTACGTGAACGCATTTGTGAGCTTCATGAGTTCGGCGGGTGCTGACCTGTTTCCAAGAAGCAAAGAAAAAGATGACACGGAAGATGGCGAATATGAAATGGTTTGGGATGCAGAGGGATCCATGCACCTGGTTAAAAAAGCAGTGGCAAGGCCCCCCATCACTAACGCAGACTCCAAAACTACAGGACGGTACGTGTGTATTTTTGTTTTGGGTAATGCTTTCAGGTACTTTGTCGAACAGAAACTTGCCTGGTGCTTCTACAAATAATAACTGAAAGATCTCTAATATTCATGGCAGAGGAAATGTTGTGGCAAGGCCAACTGCGAGAAAGCACCAACCTGAACCTGATTCATCATCCGTTCATGTTGAGATGGGATCTGAAACGGCGCCAGAAGATGGAGGGAAGGCGCCTCGCCCGAGCAAATGGAAAATAAGGACGGTCCTCCAGAGGCTGTTCCGTGTCGTTCAGTCGGTTGCCATTATCGCCGTGCTGAATGTTCCTCTATACATGATGCTTCTGTTTAAGGATTGGGTTGACCGTTGAGAGTACCTTCTCAAAGCCTAGCTCTATAATTGCTATTTAGTAGACTGTTATACGCCGGATCTGCTCTTGCAAAGCCGATATGAAGCACCGAAATGTGCGTCAGATAATTGATCATTGCCACTGTGTGCATCATGTTTTTGTTGTGTTCCTGAACCCTATGGCAGCACACCAAGTCGAATTCAGGAGAGCATATCTCTGCTTCACATGTTCAGGTTTACCCATCGGCAGCCAGCGACATACGTTTGGATTGAACTCATTTCCTAAAACAGATTTTCAGAACATGGGGGCAACGGAGCAATTTATTTTTAACCCCCCAAAACAAGTGCTTAAAAGGTTTgaaaaaaattgattttttttttaCATGAATACACATGCATGTGGTCTAAGTACGTGTGAAAATCCGTTCAAAAATATGCTGTATTGTACGCAGcacaaaaaagacaaaaaagtcaggcccaaaaaggaaaaaaactggCCCCAAATTTGCATGTATTTTGTCATTTTTGGATATCTCATATGCAAGCACGTATATTGGTGAAATTTTGGCACGTCATACTGCACTTCTATATGTGCATGTACACAAAATTTTGGATTTTTTCAAGCCGTACAAATCCCTTTTTTTGAACTTCAAAATAAAGTGCTCCATTGTCCCTGCGCTCAGAACTCAATTTTAGCTCATTTCCATGCTTCTTCTCGTCAGCCTTGCCAGCGATTGCATCCACcgagggcgtgtttggttgcaaTAGTGAACAGTAGCTGCATTGCATACACATGTCAACCCAGACTGGCTCTGAAAAAACAACCTCATATGCGACATCTGCAAGTTATTTGGTTGCCTGCATATGGACTTCCTGCATTAGGGGATCAACTTTGGCacgttgtttggttgcctgcattgtCTCGGCGCATACAACTACGCGCTGTTTGGTTGCCCGCAAGGGGTATGATTAAGAGCTAGCACTTGCACTTAGCACACAGGGTTAAGAGCTAGCAGAGGAAGGGGGAGAAGAAATGCAGTGTGCGCCGGACCATGGCGACTGCGGTGGATAGTGGTCGTGTCGCCGTGTTCGACATGACGAGCATGGAGTCGTGGACGAGCGACCCTGTCGGCGGCACGGCGAGTGACACCGTCGGCGAACTAGTTGCGGTGCTCGCGCAAAGACAGTCGACAGAGGAGGAGAATGCAGTGCTCGCGCCATGGTATCGTCAGTGCAGTGGACGAGAGAGGAGGCCGAGATGATCGACGCCGGAAACGACTCCAGTGTAGTAGGGcgagagagaggaggccaagATGATCGACCCCGTCGGCGGCGCGGCGAACTGCAGTGTGCACGGATGCAGAGGACATAAGAAAGCAGTGTGCGCGTCATTGCAGCGTCAGTGCAGTAGGAGAACGAAAGAGAGTAAGCCGAGATGAGTGACGCCGAAAACGACTCTAGTGTAGTAGGACGTGGGCAAGGAGATCAAGGGGAAGTGCTTCGGCGTCGAGAGGGACGAATAGGAGGGGTCTGAGCAGAG
This genomic window contains:
- the LOC109758700 gene encoding uncharacterized protein C630.12, producing MQSATRLTLLLCAAWVAALLYGEMGAYWAAHLSCSWPSASSSSPSPSNHVKVAVIADPQLMDRTSLSLPPGSVALQAAEFFTDLNMRRSFQSVVLPFKPDVVLFLGDYFDGGTYLSDEEWQDSLFRFKHIFSMSEQRTNPHVPIYYLSGNHDIGYSAFHSVHPEVISRYEKEFGPRNFQFLSGKVDFVVVDAQTLDGGATQSKERSSSWEFIKTLSAGNESNPKILLTHIPLYRPDNTPCGPHRSSPAINQRIYSAAMDQGIKYQNYLSKQTSDLLLGLLKPILVLSGHDHDQCTVVHSTPFGPVMEHTLGTISWQQGNLYPSFMLLSAGPRNSTDSSQEVLTNLCFLPKQTHIYIWYIFQFVLTVLLLMFWPTNGLSSLPYVNAFVSFMSSAGADLFPRSKEKDDTEDGEYEMVWDAEGSMHLVKKAVARPPITNADSKTTGRGNVVARPTARKHQPEPDSSSVHVEMGSETAPEDGGKAPRPSKWKIRTVLQRLFRVVQSVAIIAVLNVPLYMMLLFKDWVDR